CCCGTGGCCCGCCCTTTTTTCCTATCTTCGCCCCCACATCACTAATCGAGACGACATGCTCCCCAAGTACAAACGAATATTGCTGAAGTTATCCGGAGAATCCCTGATGGGTGAAAACAGTTTTGGGATGGATCCCAACGTGATTGCAGGGTATGCGCAGGACATCAAGATCATCACGGACCTGGGGGTACAGGTCGCCATCGTCATCGGGGGCGGCAATATTTACAGGGGAATGAACGAACAGGAGACCGGCATCGAACGCGCCCAGGGCGACTATATGGGCATGCTGGCCACGGTCATCAACGGGATGGCCCTCCAGAGTGGTTTGGAAAAAATCGGCGTGTATACGCGTCTCCAAAGCGCCATCAAAATGGAACAGGTCGCCGAACCCTACATACGCCGCCGGGCCATCCGGCACCTCGAAAAAGGACGCGTCGTGATCTTTGGCGCGGGCACCGGGAACCCCTATTTCACGACGGACACCGCGGGTTCCCTGCGGGCCATCGAGATCAAGGCGGACGTCATCCTTAAGGGCACGCGGGTGGACGGCATCTATACGGCCGACCCCGAGAAAGACCCCGACGCAAAGAAATTCGAACAGATTACTTTTTCCGAAGTCATATCCCGCAGCCTCAAGGTGATGGACATGACGGCGTTTACCCTTTGCCAGGAGAACAACCTGCCCATTATCGTGTTTGACATGAATAAGCCGGGGAACCTGCTGCGCGTCGTCACAGGAGATAATGTAGGGACGCTGGTAAAATAGGGTCTATGCAGCCGATCGCAGACATACGAAAAGAATATAAGTTAAAGGAACTCACCGAAGCCTCGGTGGCCACCGACCCCTTCCTCCAATTCGGCCGCTGGTGGGACGAAGCAATGGCATCGCATATTGACGAGGTCAACGCCATGACGCTCGCGACCGTGTCGCCCGATGGCCTGCCCGAGGCGCGGATCGTGTTGCTCAAGGGGGTGGACAACCGCGGGTTTGTTTTCTATACCAATTACGACAGCCACAAGGGCGCCGCGCTGGCCGCGCATCCACAGGCTTGCCTTTTGTTTTTTTGGAAAGAGCTGGAACGCCAGGTGCGCATCACCGGGAGTGTCGAAAAAGTCAGCCCGGAAGAAAGCGATGCCTATTTTCATTCCCGCCCCGAAGGCAGTCAATTGGGTGCCTGGGCCTCGCCCCAAAGCCAGGTGATCGACGGTCGCTCGGTCCTGGATAAAAACCTGGAATCCTATACCACGCGCTTCTCCGGCGCCGAGGTGCCCCGTCCGCCGCATTGGGGCGGCTATCGCGTCCATCCCGATAGCGTGGAATTCTGGCAGGGACGTCCCAGCCGTTTGCACGACCGTCTCCTCTACAGATGGAACAAGGCGGCCAACGCCTGGAGCATTAGCCGCCTCGCACCCTAAGTCAATACACGAACGATCGTACGCGGCCTAGGAGGCTGCCTTTACGATGAATTTCGAATGCTTCGTTTTTTTGGCCAACCGGGATTTTCCGAAAGATGCCCGGAAGATCTTGCCCTTCTTCGTTTTTTTGTCACCGCGACCCATGGCGCTTGAGTTTTATGAATGAATAATGCCCTGCGAGGGGGCATAAATGTACGCAAAAAAAAGCAGGTACACTGAGGAAGCGCACCTGCTTTGTGTTTGACACGGGCCTCAGAGACTACAGCTTTGCAGCCAGCTCCTTGCCGGCCTTGAACTTGGCCACTTTCTTCGCTTTGATCTTGATCACAGCGCCCGTTTGGGGGTTGCGGCCATTGCGTGCAGCGCGCTTGGTAACGGAGAAAGTACCGAAACCTACGAGCGTTACTTTGCCACCACCTTTCAGGGTTTTGGTTACAGCTTCAACGAAAGAGTCCAGAGAAGCATTGGCTTGCGTCTTTGTGATGCCGGCGTCTTCGGCGATTTTAGCAACTAATTCAGCTTTGTTCATAGTAGGGTATATTTTAGCAGAAACAAATATAGCCGGTTTTTTATTGCAACAAAATATTTTTGGAAAAATTTCATCCGTTTGCAATCGGCTATAACCCGCATGGTGTAAGGGTTTGGGGGGAGGATTTTAGCAAAGACCGTTAGCGTCGTTTTCGAAAACCCTTGTCCATAAAGGGTTTTGGAGGTTTCTTCGGAATGCCAGTGTGGGCGCGGTTTCCGGGGAAAACATATCCACAATTAGTGCACAACCTCCATCAGCGTGCCGAAGGACATACTTTTTTCCCCCCAGAGGCGCTGACTTTCCCTCTGAAATGCGGGTTCGTGGGTGGACTGGAAGTGGTCGCAGGCGGCCCGGTCTGTTGCATACAGTTGCAGTGCGAAAGTAAGCCCATGGCTTTCATCCACGTCTACGAGACGGACGAACTGGTACCGTTCGAAAAAACCGGTAGCCATGATCCCGGGAATCTGCCGGTCTTTCATCCAGGCGAGCCAGGACGCCACAATGCCCGGATCTACGAGGGTTGTAGTATTGAGGATAAACATTTCTTTAGTCCGTTAGTTCCAAAAAAACGGGACAATGGTCGCTATGGGCGATGTCGGGGAGTATCCGGGCACCGGCCAGGGCGTCTCTGAGGTCTTCCGATACGTTGACATAGTCGATCCGCCATCCCTTATTGTTGCCGCGGGCGCCGGCGCGAAAGGTCCACCAACTGTAGTGATGGGGATCTTTGTTAAAATGCCGGAAGGTGTCGATAAAGCCACCTTCGAAAAAGCGGTCCATCCAGGCGCGCTCTTCGGGCAGGAAACCGGAGGAAGTCTTGTTCCGGACGGGATCGTGTATATCGATGTCCCGGTGGGCGATATTGTAGTCGCCGCAAACGATCACCCGGGGACGCTCTGTGAGCAGTGCGTGTAGAAAGGCCATGAATTCATCCAGCCACTGGTATTTGTAGCGCTGCCTGTCCTCACCGGTGGTGCCGGAAGGGAAGTAGGCGTTGATCAGGGTCCGGTCGCCGAAATCCAGGCGGATCACCCTCCCTTCGGCGTCGCTTTGGGGGTGTCCGGTTCCGTAGACGACGTTGTCGGGGTGGATCCGTGTAAAGACGGCAACGCCGCTATACCCTTTTTTCTGGGCGGGGAACCAAAAGGTCTCGAAACCGAGGCTTTCGATCGAGGCGATGTCCACGTCTTCACGCAGGGCCTTGATCTCCTGGAGACAGACGATGTCCGCGTTTTCCCTGGAGAGCCATTCCAGCAGGCCCTTGTTGATGGCCGAGCGGACGCCGTTGACGTTGTACGTGATGATCTTCATATATCATACTCCAGGTTGGGACGCAGCCAGCGCTCCACTTCCTCGATGCTCATGCCTTTGCGGCCGGCGTATTGTTCCACCTGGTCTTTTTCGATTTTACCGACACCGAAATAGATGCTTTGCGGATGGCTGAAATACCAGCCGGAAACGGAAGAGGCGGGGTACATCGCCAGGGACTCGGTCAACTGGATACCGGCTTGCGCGTCGGCGTCCAGGAGCCGGAAAAGCTTGAGCTTTTCGGTATGGTCCGGGCAGGCGGGATAACCCGGGGCGGGCCGGATCCCCTGGTAACGTTCGGCGACCAGGTCTTCCGCGGAGAGGTGTTCTTCCGAGGCATACCCCCAGAATTCCCGGCGGACCCGGAGGTGTAAATGTTCGGCAAAAGCCTCCGCCAGCCGGTCCGCCAGCGCCTTTAACAGGATAGCATTATAGTCGTCGTTTTCTTTTTCGAAGTGCGCGATCCACTTTTCGATCCCGATGCCTGTGGTCACGGCAAAACCACCGACATAGTCGCCCGGGCCGGGGAGCCCGGCCGGTTTTATAAAGTCGGTGAGGCAGAACTGGGGCTGGTCGGCGGCCTTCTTGATTTGTTGCCGGAGGTGACACAATAACTCAGGCGTACCCTCCACATCGATGGAAATATCATCCCCCACAGCGGCGGCGGGCCAGAAGCCGACAGCGGCGTTGGCCGTGAGCCACTTTTCGTCGATGATGCGTTGCAGAAGGGCGCGGGCATCCTTATACAAACGGGTGGCTTCGACCCCCACCTTTGGGTCTTCCAGGACGGCGGGAAAACGGCCCGGCATTTCCCAGGCCAGGAAAAACGGACCCCAGTCGATCATATCCGCGATCGTCCCCAGGTCGTACTCCTTGAAGTAACGGACCCCGGTAAAGGCGGGCACGGGCGGGGTGTACCCTTTCCAGTCGATGGGCATCCGGCGCGTCTGCGCGTCCGCGATCGGCAGGTATTGCTTGGTGGTTTTCTTTCTTGCAAAGTCCTCCCGGAGCTTTTGGTATTCGTCCGCCAGTTGCTTTAGGAAAACAGGTTTCTGCTGCGGGTTCAGGAGGTTACCAGTGACCGTTACGCTGCGGCTCGCGTCCAGGACGTGGACGACGCCGTGCGGGTACTCACCGGCAATCTTGACCGCGGTATGCGTCCGTGAGGTCGTGGCGCCCCCGATCAATAGGGGGATGGTCATCCCGCGGCGCTTCATTTCCTTGGCCACGTGCACCATCTCGTCCAGGGACGGCGTGATCAGGCCGCTGAGCCCGATGACGTCGGCTTCTTCCTTCTGGGCGGTTTCCAGGATCTTGTCGGCGGGGACCATGACCCCGAGGTCGACGATCTCGTAGCCGTTACAACCCAGGACAACGCCGACGATGTTTTTACCAATATCATGAACGTCGCCCTTGACGGTGGCCATTACGACCTTACCCGCGGAAGACCGTTTCTGGCTGGTTTTTTCCAGTTCGATAAAAGGTGTGAGTACGGCGACGGACTTTTTCATCACGCGGGCGCTTTTTACGACCTGCGGGAGGAACATCTTGCCGCTCCCAAAAAGGTCACCCACCACGCTCATCCCATCCATCAAAGGTCCTTCGATGACGTCCAAAGGTTTTGGATAGGCCTGGCGCGCTTCCTCGGTATCGGCCTCGATGTAATCGGTGATCCCGTTGACCAGGGCGTGTTGAAGGCGCTCCTGGACGGTGCCCTGGCGCCAGGTCTCATCCTTGACCTGTACGGTGCCCTTTGACTTGACCGTTTCGGCAAAGGAGATCAGGCGGTCGGTCGCGCCCCCGCTAGGGTCCCGGTTCAGGATGACGTCTTCGCACAGCTTTTTGAGTTCAGGTTCGATCTGCTCGTATACCGGCAACTGGCCGGCATTCACGATCCCCATGTCCATGCCTTCGCGGATGGCATAATAGAGGAAGATCGAGTGCATGGCCTCGCGGACGGCTTCGTTCCCCCGGAAGGAAAACGACATATTGCTTACTCCCCCACTGATTTTGACCAGCGGGAATTTTTGCTTAATAAGCCGGCACGCTTCGATAAATTCGACCGAATAGTTGTTGTGTTCCTCGATGCCGGTGGCAATGGCAAACACGTTGGGGTCGAAGATGATGTCCTGCGGGGCGAAGCCTACCGTTTCGGTCAGGATCCTGTAGGCCCGGTCGCAGATACGCATGCGGCGTTCGTTGTTGTCCGCCTGGCCGTCTTCGTCAAAGCACATCACGACGACCGCGGCCCCAAAGCTTTTACAGATAAACGCCTGGTCGATGAATTTCTCCTCTCCTTCCTTTAGGGAGATGGAATTGACGATGCACTTCCCCTGTACGCATTTGAGACCCGCGTGGATGATCGAAAACTTCGACGAGTCGATCATGATGGGGATCTTGGCGATATCGGGTTCGCTTTGCAGAAGGTTGAGGTAGATCGTCATGGCCTTTTCCCCGTCGAGCAGGGCGTCGTCCATGTTGACGTCAAGGATCTGGGCCCCGTTTTCCACCTGTTGGCGGGCAACACTCAAGGCCTCTTCATATTTATTTTCCCGGATCAGCCGGGCAAATTTCTTGGAGCCGGTGACGTTGGTACGCTCTCCTACATTGACAAAATTGGTTTCGGGGCGGACCACCAGGGGTTCCAGCCCGCTAAGACGGAGGTAAGGCGGTATGATCTTCGTTGTTGTGGACATGGCGGTTGTTTACAGTGCCTCCGCCGTCACGGGAACAGCCCTGGGGGACAGGTTCCGGACGTGCTCGGCGATGTGGCGAATATGATCGGGGGTGGTGCCGCAGCAGCCGCCCACGATATTGACGTATCCTTCCCGTGCCCAGTCTTCCAGGAAGTGGGCTGTTTGTTCCGGCTGCTCGTCGTACTCACCCATGGTGTTGGGCAGACCGGCGTTGGGATAGGCCGACGTGAAGCAGGCGGCGATCTGGCTGAGCTCCTCGATGTGCGGCCGCATTTCGGCGGCGCCCAGTGCACAGTTGAGCCCAATACTCAGGGGAGCCGCATGTTGTACGGAGATATAGAACGCCTCCAGGGTCTGGCCGCTCAGGGTCCGGCCCGAGGCATCGGTGATCGTGCCGCTGATCATGATCGGCAGTTCGGGTATCCCTGTGTCCTTGAAGAATTGCTTGATCGCATAGATCGCCGCCTTTGCGTTGAGCGTGTCGAATATGGTTTCGATCAACAGGAGGTCCACACCGCCTTCCACCAGGCCCTTGACCTGCTCGTAGTAGGCTTCCGACACTTCGTCGAAGTAAACCGAACGGAAACCGGGATTGTTCACGTCCGGGGAAAGCGACAGCGTTTTGTTCATTGGCCCGATGGCGCCGGCGACGAAAACGGGCTTATCGCTCTGAAATGCCTGGACGGCTTCCCGGGCGATACGCGCGGCCGCCACGTTAATCTCGTAGGCAATGTCCTCCATGTGGTAGTCCGCCATGGATACACGCTGGGCATTAAATGTATTGGTTTCGATGATGTCCGCCCCGGCCTCCAGGTATTCCAGGTGTATACCTTTGATGATATCGGGTTGGGTCAGGCAGAGAAGGTCGTTGTTGCCCTTTAGATCGGAGGGCCAGTCCTTGAAGCGTTCTCCCCTGTAGTCTTCCTCCGTCAGCCGGTGGCGCTGGATCATGGTCCCCATGGCGCCGTCGATGATGAGGATGCGTTTGCGTAAACAATCAGCGATCGTTTCCATAAAAAATTCCTCTTTAGGAACTCTATAAACGCGGGGGGTATTGGTCATCCGGTGGGGGATGCTGCCGAGCGTTTATTAGTTCTGTTCTGAATGTCAGGCCGAACAATAAACAAATCCGCCTGTTGTAGGTGCAAATGTACGGCATTGACGGAACATCACAAAGTCCGCCCCACATACTGTCCAACGGGCAGCCTTCCTGTCAGCGAACGGGCGAGGGTGAGCTCATCGGTGAATTCCAGCTCGCCCCCGAAGGAGATGCCGCGTGCTATCGTAGTGACAGTCAGGGGATAAGGCTCCAACTGTTTTTGGATATAAAAGATCGTGGTGTCTCCCTGGATGGTGGGGCTTAGGGCAAAGATGACTTCCTTGACCTCCTCCTCACGGACCCGGCGGACAAGGGCTTCGATGGGCAGTTGGTCGGGACCCACGCCATCCAGCGGGGAGACAACCCCACCCAGGACGTGATAGGTGCCGTTATACTGGCCCGTGCCCTCTATGGCCATGACATCACGTATGTTTTCTACGACACAGATGGTGTCGGATTTACGGCCCCGGTCCGCGCAGATGTTGCACAGCGGGCCGTCCGCGATATTGTGACAGCGGGTGCAGAACCGTATCTCACTCCGCATTTTGGCGATCGTGTCGCTAAAATGCTGCACGGCTCCCTGTTCCTGCCTGATCAGGTGCAAGACCAGCCTCAAAGCGGTTTTTTTACCGATGCCGGGAAGTTTTGCGAATTCATTCACCGCATTTTCCAGCAGGGAAGATGGGAAGATCATGACACAAAGATAACAGATAGCCGTATTTTGATGTAGGTTTGCACCCTAACTAAGTATCCAGATGATCCACAATTTCAATGCCGGGCCATCCATTTTGCCGGATCAGGTGCTACAGGAAGCCGCCCAGGCGGTGCTCAACTTTAACGATACCGGGCTTTCCATCCTGGAGATCGGTCACCGTACCCCTTTGTTCGAAGCCGTCCTGGATGAAGCCCGTTCCCTGGTCAGGGAGCTGATGTCGCTGGGTTCCCAGTATGAAATCCTGTTCCTCCACGGCGGGGGAACCACGCAATTCATGCAAGTGCCCATGAACCTGCTGGACGAAGCAGGGACTGCTGCGTATATCGATACCGGTGTCTGGTCATCGAAAGCGATTTCCTACGCAAAACTATTCGGAAGAGTCAAGGTCCTGGCTTCCTCCCAGGACGCCAACTATACCTATATCCCCAAGAATTTCAGCGTCGACCCCCCGGTTACGTACCTGCACATCACCACCAACAACACGATTTACGGTACGGAGTGGCATCGGATCCCCGATGGCAAAGGCGTGCCCCTGGTGGCAGACATGAGCAGTGACATCATGAGCCGGGTGACGGACTTTTCGAAGTTCGACCTCATCTATGCGGGTGCCCAGAAAAATATGGGCGCCGCGGGTGTCACCCTGGTGGTCCTCAAGAAATCGCTGCTGGGAAAGGTCCAACGGAAAATCCCCGGCATCCTCGACTACCAGAAGCACATCGAGGCGGGCTCCATGTTGAATACACCGCCCGTCTTCGCGATCTATGTGACCCTGCTGACGCTGCGCTGGCTGAAAGCGCAAGGGGGTGTGGCCGCCATGGATAAGGCCAACACCGAGAAGGCCGGGTTGTTGTACGACGCCCTCGACCGGTTGCCCGTGTTCAAACCCACCGTCGTAAAGGAAGACCGGAGCCGGATGAACGCCTGTTTCGTGATGAAGGACCCGGCCCTGGAGCAGGCTTTTGCAGAGCGTTGCAAACAGGAAGGGATGTACGGGGTCAAAGGACACCGGAGTGTGGGTGGTTTCAGGATCAGCCTGTACAACGCCCTGCCCTTGTCCAGCGTGAAGGATATAGTGGCATTGATGGAAGACTTTGCAAAAACACACGGTTAAGACGCAAAACACCTTTATTGGATATTATGGCAATCATCGCACCTTTT
This region of Dinghuibacter silviterrae genomic DNA includes:
- the pyrH gene encoding UMP kinase, which codes for MLPKYKRILLKLSGESLMGENSFGMDPNVIAGYAQDIKIITDLGVQVAIVIGGGNIYRGMNEQETGIERAQGDYMGMLATVINGMALQSGLEKIGVYTRLQSAIKMEQVAEPYIRRRAIRHLEKGRVVIFGAGTGNPYFTTDTAGSLRAIEIKADVILKGTRVDGIYTADPEKDPDAKKFEQITFSEVISRSLKVMDMTAFTLCQENNLPIIVFDMNKPGNLLRVVTGDNVGTLVK
- the pdxH gene encoding pyridoxamine 5'-phosphate oxidase — encoded protein: MQPIADIRKEYKLKELTEASVATDPFLQFGRWWDEAMASHIDEVNAMTLATVSPDGLPEARIVLLKGVDNRGFVFYTNYDSHKGAALAAHPQACLLFFWKELERQVRITGSVEKVSPEESDAYFHSRPEGSQLGAWASPQSQVIDGRSVLDKNLESYTTRFSGAEVPRPPHWGGYRVHPDSVEFWQGRPSRLHDRLLYRWNKAANAWSISRLAP
- a CDS encoding 30S ribosomal protein THX codes for the protein MGRGDKKTKKGKIFRASFGKSRLAKKTKHSKFIVKAAS
- a CDS encoding HU family DNA-binding protein — translated: MQTDEIFPKIFCCNKKPAIFVSAKIYPTMNKAELVAKIAEDAGITKTQANASLDSFVEAVTKTLKGGGKVTLVGFGTFSVTKRAARNGRNPQTGAVIKIKAKKVAKFKAGKELAAKL
- a CDS encoding DUF4286 family protein, with the protein product MFILNTTTLVDPGIVASWLAWMKDRQIPGIMATGFFERYQFVRLVDVDESHGLTFALQLYATDRAACDHFQSTHEPAFQRESQRLWGEKSMSFGTLMEVVH
- a CDS encoding exodeoxyribonuclease III, which produces MKIITYNVNGVRSAINKGLLEWLSRENADIVCLQEIKALREDVDIASIESLGFETFWFPAQKKGYSGVAVFTRIHPDNVVYGTGHPQSDAEGRVIRLDFGDRTLINAYFPSGTTGEDRQRYKYQWLDEFMAFLHALLTERPRVIVCGDYNIAHRDIDIHDPVRNKTSSGFLPEERAWMDRFFEGGFIDTFRHFNKDPHHYSWWTFRAGARGNNKGWRIDYVNVSEDLRDALAGARILPDIAHSDHCPVFLELTD
- the metH gene encoding methionine synthase; translation: MSTTTKIIPPYLRLSGLEPLVVRPETNFVNVGERTNVTGSKKFARLIRENKYEEALSVARQQVENGAQILDVNMDDALLDGEKAMTIYLNLLQSEPDIAKIPIMIDSSKFSIIHAGLKCVQGKCIVNSISLKEGEEKFIDQAFICKSFGAAVVVMCFDEDGQADNNERRMRICDRAYRILTETVGFAPQDIIFDPNVFAIATGIEEHNNYSVEFIEACRLIKQKFPLVKISGGVSNMSFSFRGNEAVREAMHSIFLYYAIREGMDMGIVNAGQLPVYEQIEPELKKLCEDVILNRDPSGGATDRLISFAETVKSKGTVQVKDETWRQGTVQERLQHALVNGITDYIEADTEEARQAYPKPLDVIEGPLMDGMSVVGDLFGSGKMFLPQVVKSARVMKKSVAVLTPFIELEKTSQKRSSAGKVVMATVKGDVHDIGKNIVGVVLGCNGYEIVDLGVMVPADKILETAQKEEADVIGLSGLITPSLDEMVHVAKEMKRRGMTIPLLIGGATTSRTHTAVKIAGEYPHGVVHVLDASRSVTVTGNLLNPQQKPVFLKQLADEYQKLREDFARKKTTKQYLPIADAQTRRMPIDWKGYTPPVPAFTGVRYFKEYDLGTIADMIDWGPFFLAWEMPGRFPAVLEDPKVGVEATRLYKDARALLQRIIDEKWLTANAAVGFWPAAAVGDDISIDVEGTPELLCHLRQQIKKAADQPQFCLTDFIKPAGLPGPGDYVGGFAVTTGIGIEKWIAHFEKENDDYNAILLKALADRLAEAFAEHLHLRVRREFWGYASEEHLSAEDLVAERYQGIRPAPGYPACPDHTEKLKLFRLLDADAQAGIQLTESLAMYPASSVSGWYFSHPQSIYFGVGKIEKDQVEQYAGRKGMSIEEVERWLRPNLEYDI
- a CDS encoding homocysteine S-methyltransferase family protein, which gives rise to METIADCLRKRILIIDGAMGTMIQRHRLTEEDYRGERFKDWPSDLKGNNDLLCLTQPDIIKGIHLEYLEAGADIIETNTFNAQRVSMADYHMEDIAYEINVAAARIAREAVQAFQSDKPVFVAGAIGPMNKTLSLSPDVNNPGFRSVYFDEVSEAYYEQVKGLVEGGVDLLLIETIFDTLNAKAAIYAIKQFFKDTGIPELPIMISGTITDASGRTLSGQTLEAFYISVQHAAPLSIGLNCALGAAEMRPHIEELSQIAACFTSAYPNAGLPNTMGEYDEQPEQTAHFLEDWAREGYVNIVGGCCGTTPDHIRHIAEHVRNLSPRAVPVTAEAL
- the recR gene encoding recombination mediator RecR, whose protein sequence is MIFPSSLLENAVNEFAKLPGIGKKTALRLVLHLIRQEQGAVQHFSDTIAKMRSEIRFCTRCHNIADGPLCNICADRGRKSDTICVVENIRDVMAIEGTGQYNGTYHVLGGVVSPLDGVGPDQLPIEALVRRVREEEVKEVIFALSPTIQGDTTIFYIQKQLEPYPLTVTTIARGISFGGELEFTDELTLARSLTGRLPVGQYVGRTL
- the serC gene encoding 3-phosphoserine/phosphohydroxythreonine transaminase gives rise to the protein MIHNFNAGPSILPDQVLQEAAQAVLNFNDTGLSILEIGHRTPLFEAVLDEARSLVRELMSLGSQYEILFLHGGGTTQFMQVPMNLLDEAGTAAYIDTGVWSSKAISYAKLFGRVKVLASSQDANYTYIPKNFSVDPPVTYLHITTNNTIYGTEWHRIPDGKGVPLVADMSSDIMSRVTDFSKFDLIYAGAQKNMGAAGVTLVVLKKSLLGKVQRKIPGILDYQKHIEAGSMLNTPPVFAIYVTLLTLRWLKAQGGVAAMDKANTEKAGLLYDALDRLPVFKPTVVKEDRSRMNACFVMKDPALEQAFAERCKQEGMYGVKGHRSVGGFRISLYNALPLSSVKDIVALMEDFAKTHG